Proteins from a single region of Companilactobacillus farciminis KCTC 3681 = DSM 20184:
- a CDS encoding prolyl-tRNA synthetase associated domain-containing protein, producing MTKGSEQAYKDLMEKLDQLDIKYKIVDHPAAETTEQADNYIAGLEGVRTKTMFLKDKKKHFYLVIMDDKKRMDFKDFQELTGTKRISMAHDHDIEEQLGLEAGIVSPFGIMNNADHNIKLYFDKEMLDSEEILTFHPNVNTHTIFLTASDLMKFIDACGFEYEILNLE from the coding sequence ATGACTAAGGGTTCGGAACAAGCTTATAAAGATTTAATGGAAAAATTGGATCAATTAGATATTAAATATAAAATTGTTGATCATCCGGCTGCTGAAACGACTGAACAAGCTGACAATTATATTGCTGGTTTAGAGGGCGTTAGAACTAAGACAATGTTTTTGAAAGATAAGAAGAAGCATTTCTACTTAGTGATTATGGATGACAAAAAACGCATGGATTTCAAAGATTTCCAAGAGCTTACAGGAACAAAACGTATTTCGATGGCACATGACCACGATATTGAAGAACAACTCGGTCTGGAAGCAGGAATCGTTTCACCATTTGGCATTATGAACAATGCTGACCACAACATAAAACTGTATTTCGATAAAGAGATGTTGGATAGTGAAGAGATTTTGACTTTCCATCCGAATGTTAATACGCATACGATTTTCTTGACTGCCAGCGATTTGATGAAATTCATCGATGCTTGTGGCTTTGAGTATGAAATTTTAAATTTAGAGTAA
- a CDS encoding helix-turn-helix domain-containing protein, producing MDINIFIERRKELKMSQVKLCQGICTQSTLSKFENNGRVPSLAILNKLCERLGLSVDDLYKNSSASTTHMRTVLNRIESDLMMEDYSKVSEALKDLNVDDVNNNELKMQFYYQKGLFTTLTNGKFEELFYNFSQILDNLDEEHRTIYSYLSYVGMGIFYSRINKMEQAEFYFGKVLEYINVHKDQTFQKSGLNAYLRILTIVFYTADFLIVKNDFETSLELVKRGIKLCSEQHITYYLPRLKLLEAKIAIGKNQPATVVKDLLTDAMAFAKINHNEVVELRINALRKQYQDMNR from the coding sequence ATGGATATTAATATTTTTATCGAACGTAGAAAAGAATTAAAAATGTCGCAAGTTAAGCTCTGTCAAGGGATTTGTACACAATCAACGCTCAGTAAATTTGAAAATAATGGTCGCGTACCTTCCTTAGCAATTCTCAATAAGTTATGCGAACGACTTGGATTATCAGTTGACGATCTTTATAAGAATTCGAGTGCTTCCACTACTCACATGCGGACGGTCTTGAATCGTATTGAAAGCGATTTAATGATGGAAGACTATAGTAAAGTTTCTGAAGCTTTAAAAGACCTAAATGTCGATGATGTTAATAATAATGAATTAAAAATGCAATTTTATTACCAAAAGGGTTTATTCACAACTTTGACAAATGGTAAATTTGAAGAGCTTTTTTACAATTTTTCACAAATTTTGGACAATTTGGACGAAGAACATCGCACGATTTATTCTTACTTATCATATGTGGGTATGGGAATCTTTTATTCACGTATTAATAAAATGGAGCAAGCTGAATTTTATTTTGGCAAGGTTTTGGAATATATCAATGTGCATAAAGATCAGACTTTCCAAAAGAGTGGGTTGAATGCGTACTTACGTATCTTGACAATTGTTTTCTATACAGCTGATTTTTTGATTGTCAAAAATGATTTTGAAACTAGTTTGGAACTGGTTAAACGTGGAATCAAGTTGTGTTCAGAACAACATATCACGTATTATTTGCCAAGGTTGAAACTATTAGAAGCTAAGATTGCTATCGGCAAGAATCAACCAGCAACAGTTGTTAAGGACCTATTAACGGATGCGATGGCTTTTGCTAAAATCAATCATAATGAGGTAGTTGAGTTAAGAATCAACGCTTTGCGCAAACAATATCAAGATATGAATAGGTGA
- a CDS encoding amino acid permease, producing the protein MAKENLSRSLSSRQMQMIALGGTIGVGLFMGSASTIKWTGPSVLLAYALAGLILYMVMRALGEMLYVDPSTGSFAKYATEYIHPVVGYLTAWSNVFQYLVVGISEVIAVGTYLEFWFPTMPKWIAGVVVVVTLCLANLTSVKAYGELEFWFALIKVLTIIMMIILGFFVIVFGVGNGGHPVGISNLWTHGGFFTGGLKGFIFALSIVVASYQGIEVIGITAGEAENPQENIVKAIRSIVGRILIFYIGAIFVIVAIYPWNKLGTIGSPFVETFAKVGITFAAEIINFVMLTAAMSGCNSGIFSSSRMLYTLGLEKHLPKSFVKLSRHNVPYIPVLAISIGILVGLILNYSLPALLHTSSNIFVIVYSSSVLPGMVPWFVILISELRFRHINKDKMDKHPFKMPLYPISNYLAIASLLVILVFMFLNPETTVSLLVGVAFLVVMTVIYFVKERKPAKVSVKEEVEDEELD; encoded by the coding sequence ATGGCTAAAGAAAATTTAAGCCGAAGTTTATCTTCAAGACAAATGCAAATGATTGCTCTAGGTGGGACCATTGGGGTTGGTCTCTTCATGGGTTCAGCATCCACCATCAAATGGACCGGACCTTCAGTCTTGTTGGCTTATGCTTTAGCTGGATTGATTCTTTATATGGTAATGCGGGCACTTGGTGAAATGCTTTATGTTGATCCATCAACTGGTTCATTTGCCAAATACGCTACCGAATACATACATCCGGTCGTCGGGTACTTAACGGCTTGGAGTAATGTCTTTCAATATTTAGTTGTTGGTATCAGTGAAGTTATCGCTGTTGGAACTTACTTGGAATTTTGGTTCCCTACGATGCCAAAATGGATTGCCGGAGTGGTAGTCGTCGTAACGCTTTGCTTAGCCAATTTAACTTCTGTTAAAGCTTATGGTGAATTGGAATTCTGGTTTGCTTTGATCAAAGTTTTAACAATTATTATGATGATTATTTTAGGTTTCTTCGTTATCGTCTTCGGTGTTGGTAACGGCGGACATCCCGTTGGTATTAGCAACCTCTGGACTCACGGCGGATTTTTCACAGGTGGTCTGAAAGGATTCATCTTTGCGTTATCAATCGTCGTTGCTTCATATCAAGGTATCGAAGTTATCGGTATTACAGCCGGTGAAGCTGAAAATCCTCAAGAAAATATCGTCAAAGCTATCCGTTCCATCGTTGGTAGAATTTTGATTTTCTATATTGGAGCTATTTTCGTTATCGTAGCAATTTATCCTTGGAACAAATTAGGTACGATCGGTTCACCTTTCGTTGAAACATTTGCTAAAGTCGGTATCACATTTGCCGCTGAAATCATCAACTTTGTTATGTTGACAGCCGCAATGTCAGGATGTAATTCTGGTATCTTCAGTTCTAGTCGAATGCTTTATACACTAGGTTTGGAAAAACATCTACCTAAATCATTCGTTAAACTATCAAGACACAACGTACCTTACATTCCCGTTCTAGCTATCTCAATTGGTATCCTAGTCGGTTTGATTTTGAACTACTCATTGCCAGCACTACTTCACACATCAAGCAACATTTTCGTTATCGTTTATAGTTCCAGTGTGCTTCCTGGTATGGTTCCTTGGTTCGTTATCTTAATCAGTGAATTGAGATTTAGACATATCAATAAGGATAAAATGGATAAACATCCGTTCAAGATGCCACTTTACCCAATCAGTAATTATTTAGCTATTGCTTCATTATTAGTTATCTTAGTCTTCATGTTCTTGAATCCTGAAACTACGGTTTCTCTATTAGTCGGTGTAGCTTTCTTAGTCGTTATGACGGTTATCTACTTCGTTAAAGAAAGAAAGCCTGCTAAAGTCAGTGTTAAAGAAGAAGTTGAAGATGAAGAATTAGACTAA
- a CDS encoding nitroreductase family protein, with the protein MDETKNMVNNDFNDIMLNRHSYRKFKTDVKISRKEINEMLEETLSAPSACNLQSWHFVVCDDEEGKKKARSVMMPFNYPQTDTSSALIFVLGDTQSHYKYRDVWNKACENGQISPEERDKVFKTFLPLYEHADRSFLEKDATIDGSMAAMQLMLVARAHGYEANPMSGYYFDKVAPALGLDGDRFIPITSIAIGKPDGDFTKSVRYNVNEVTDFI; encoded by the coding sequence ATGGATGAAACAAAAAATATGGTAAACAATGATTTTAATGACATTATGTTAAACCGCCACTCGTATCGTAAGTTCAAGACAGACGTTAAAATTTCTCGTAAAGAGATTAACGAAATGTTAGAAGAAACTCTTTCAGCTCCTTCAGCATGTAACTTGCAATCATGGCATTTTGTCGTTTGTGATGATGAGGAAGGTAAGAAGAAGGCTCGTTCAGTAATGATGCCTTTTAACTATCCACAAACTGATACTAGTTCAGCTTTGATTTTCGTTTTGGGAGATACACAATCACATTACAAGTATCGTGATGTTTGGAATAAGGCTTGTGAAAATGGACAAATCAGTCCCGAAGAACGTGACAAAGTATTCAAGACGTTCTTGCCATTGTACGAACACGCTGACAGAAGTTTCTTGGAAAAGGATGCTACGATCGACGGTTCAATGGCTGCCATGCAATTGATGCTAGTTGCTCGTGCTCACGGATATGAAGCTAACCCAATGTCAGGTTATTACTTCGACAAAGTTGCTCCAGCTTTAGGATTAGACGGCGACCGTTTTATTCCAATCACTTCAATTGCTATCGGTAAGCCAGATGGCGACTTTACTAAGTCAGTTCGTTATAACGTTAATGAAGTTACTGATTTTATTTAA
- a CDS encoding NAD-dependent succinate-semialdehyde dehydrogenase: MAYKTINPYNNELVKTYPDATAEEIEEALANGHALYKKWRDEPVTSRAATLHKIADLLREHEDELAKIATIDMGKLFNESKGEVELCAIIADYFADNGADLLKPTPINSRNTGDAQVYHQATGVLMMVEPWNFPYYQIMRVFAPNFMVGNPMLLKHASNTPASAAAFEKIVEEAGAPKGTFKNLFASYDQVSDIIADPRVQGVALTGSKRGGQSVAQTAGKYLKKNSMELGGSDAFVVLSDADVDKAVDLAWRVRIYNAGQVCTSDKRFIVADNLYDEFLEKLKDNFSKLVPGDPMDPKTTLAPMNSKRAKEKLQGQIDKAVENGATVYYGNQPIDLPGQFIQPTILTNVEKDNPEFYDEFFGPVAQVFKVHSDQEAIDLANDSELGLGGIVVSSDAQHGKSVAEKIETGMVFVNSFLVSLPELPFGGVKGSGYGRELSNLGLNAFTNEKLIVTAQEPDWNNPAGGLAVFKD, translated from the coding sequence ATGGCATATAAAACTATCAATCCATATAACAACGAATTAGTAAAAACTTATCCTGACGCAACCGCTGAAGAAATTGAGGAAGCTTTGGCAAATGGACATGCGTTATATAAGAAGTGGCGCGATGAACCAGTTACAAGTCGTGCTGCTACCTTACATAAAATCGCTGATTTATTGAGAGAACATGAAGACGAATTGGCAAAAATTGCCACGATCGACATGGGAAAGCTTTTCAATGAATCAAAAGGTGAAGTCGAGTTGTGTGCCATCATTGCCGACTACTTTGCTGACAATGGCGCTGACTTATTAAAACCTACACCTATCAACAGTCGAAACACTGGGGATGCTCAAGTTTATCATCAAGCTACTGGTGTACTGATGATGGTTGAACCTTGGAACTTCCCTTACTATCAAATCATGCGTGTATTTGCGCCTAACTTTATGGTTGGAAATCCAATGCTTCTAAAACATGCTTCAAATACTCCAGCTTCAGCTGCTGCTTTTGAAAAAATTGTCGAAGAAGCTGGTGCACCAAAGGGAACATTCAAGAATCTCTTTGCCAGTTATGACCAAGTAAGTGACATCATTGCTGATCCTCGTGTTCAAGGGGTAGCTTTGACCGGTTCAAAACGTGGGGGACAATCAGTTGCTCAAACGGCCGGTAAATACCTCAAGAAGAACTCAATGGAACTCGGTGGTTCAGATGCTTTCGTAGTTTTGTCTGACGCTGACGTTGATAAAGCTGTCGATTTGGCATGGCGAGTTAGAATCTACAATGCTGGGCAAGTATGTACTTCCGACAAGCGTTTCATCGTTGCTGACAACTTGTATGATGAATTCTTGGAAAAACTCAAGGATAACTTCTCTAAATTAGTTCCAGGCGATCCAATGGATCCTAAAACAACTTTGGCGCCAATGAATTCCAAACGTGCTAAGGAAAAGCTTCAAGGACAAATTGATAAGGCCGTCGAAAATGGTGCTACAGTTTATTACGGTAACCAACCAATCGATCTTCCTGGTCAATTCATTCAACCAACTATTTTGACTAATGTCGAAAAAGATAATCCAGAATTTTACGATGAATTCTTTGGCCCAGTTGCTCAAGTCTTCAAAGTTCACTCAGATCAAGAAGCAATCGATTTAGCTAATGATTCCGAATTGGGATTAGGTGGTATCGTCGTATCATCTGATGCTCAACACGGTAAGTCAGTTGCTGAAAAGATTGAAACAGGTATGGTCTTCGTCAACTCATTCTTAGTATCATTGCCAGAATTGCCATTCGGCGGTGTCAAAGGTTCCGGTTATGGACGTGAATTGAGTAACCTTGGTTTAAACGCCTTTACTAATGAAAAACTAATCGTTACAGCTCAAGAACCAGATTGGAATAATCCAGCAGGTGGCTTAGCTGTCTTCAAAGATTAA
- a CDS encoding AEC family transporter, which yields MGVFFSSISGILIIIGLIAVGYGLSALGWFDDKSTRLIAKIVTQVALPAYMISTITKDFTAKKLIKLLPDLGVPVLSMTILIFISILLIKVLKIDPKHKGLFSSMFFNSNTVFVGLPVNMALFGEKSLPYVLVYYMANTTFFWTLGTYLIQMDGEVKGHFKLKTTLKKVFSPPLLGFIIGLILVMLHIQLPKFLMSDFQYLGGLTIPLSMIFIGISIYNAGLKNVSFHKDNLAILFGRFLCAPLLMAGLFLFIPATPLMKQVFIVQAAMPVMTNAPVVANLYHADSDYAAIMVTETTLLSLIVVPIIMTIIK from the coding sequence ATGGGTGTCTTTTTTTCTAGTATCTCCGGAATCTTAATAATCATCGGTTTGATTGCCGTCGGCTATGGTCTAAGTGCCTTAGGTTGGTTTGACGACAAGTCGACTCGCTTAATTGCCAAAATTGTTACCCAAGTAGCTTTGCCTGCGTATATGATCTCGACAATTACTAAAGATTTTACGGCCAAAAAACTGATTAAATTGTTGCCAGACTTAGGTGTTCCGGTACTTTCGATGACAATTTTAATTTTCATTTCAATTTTATTGATCAAGGTACTTAAAATCGACCCTAAACACAAAGGCCTCTTTAGTTCGATGTTCTTTAATTCCAACACTGTTTTCGTTGGTTTACCCGTCAACATGGCATTATTTGGCGAAAAGAGTTTGCCTTACGTCTTAGTCTATTACATGGCTAACACGACTTTCTTTTGGACTCTTGGAACTTACTTGATTCAAATGGATGGTGAGGTCAAAGGTCATTTCAAACTCAAGACAACATTGAAAAAAGTTTTCTCTCCACCACTATTAGGATTCATCATCGGACTGATTTTAGTCATGCTCCACATTCAATTACCAAAATTCTTGATGTCTGATTTTCAATATTTAGGTGGCTTAACAATTCCTCTATCAATGATTTTCATTGGAATTTCTATTTATAACGCTGGACTCAAAAATGTCTCTTTCCACAAAGACAACTTGGCTATTCTCTTTGGAAGATTTCTCTGTGCTCCTTTATTGATGGCCGGTTTATTCTTGTTTATTCCAGCTACTCCATTAATGAAACAAGTCTTCATTGTTCAGGCGGCAATGCCCGTAATGACTAATGCTCCAGTTGTTGCAAATCTTTATCACGCCGATTCTGATTATGCAGCTATCATGGTTACCGAGACCACATTACTGAGTTTGATCGTTGTTCCAATCATTATGACAATCATCAAATAA
- a CDS encoding MalY/PatB family protein, which produces MQFNFDKINDRRNANSSKWQVKEHELPMWVADMDIQTAPAIIEAMHKDVDRGIFGYQYVPDEYYRAISSWYKKEHNFEPDLDWLVFSNGVMPSIGSILRHLTDLGDNVLLQEPNYNSFYNAITSNGRHIVNSELEYQYGKYSINWKDLEEKLSDPQTTAMIVCNPHNPAGIIWDKETLTKIGKLANKHDVLIISDEIHGDITMPGYDYVPFASLDAEVTQNSISLASPSKTFNLAILHAATLFIPNAKLRQKVEHAISVDGINSPGIMSMDASIAAYTQGHEWLTELRQYIQKNREYVEDFAKKNIPDIKVLPAQATYLAWIDCSKLTDKSDEFNQFLRDKTGLYLAEGTKYRGNGNQFLRMNLATPKSNVEDAMQRLAKGITEYKA; this is translated from the coding sequence ATGCAATTTAATTTTGATAAGATCAATGATCGTCGCAATGCTAATTCTAGTAAGTGGCAAGTGAAGGAACATGAATTACCTATGTGGGTCGCTGACATGGATATTCAAACGGCACCGGCTATTATTGAAGCAATGCATAAAGACGTTGATCGCGGGATTTTTGGTTATCAATACGTCCCTGATGAATATTATCGAGCAATTTCTAGCTGGTACAAAAAAGAACATAATTTCGAACCAGATTTAGATTGGTTGGTCTTTAGTAACGGCGTTATGCCTAGTATCGGATCAATTTTGCGTCATTTGACTGATTTAGGTGACAACGTTTTGTTGCAAGAACCTAATTACAATTCATTTTATAATGCCATCACTAGTAACGGTCGTCACATCGTCAATAGTGAATTGGAGTATCAATATGGCAAGTACAGTATCAATTGGAAGGATTTGGAAGAAAAGCTATCCGATCCTCAAACTACAGCTATGATTGTCTGCAATCCTCACAATCCAGCCGGAATCATTTGGGACAAAGAAACCTTGACTAAGATTGGCAAATTAGCTAATAAGCACGACGTTTTGATTATCTCTGATGAAATTCATGGTGATATCACGATGCCAGGATATGATTATGTGCCATTCGCTTCTTTGGATGCTGAAGTTACTCAAAACAGTATTTCATTAGCTTCTCCAAGTAAGACCTTTAATTTGGCAATCTTGCATGCGGCAACGTTATTTATTCCTAATGCAAAATTACGTCAAAAAGTTGAACATGCAATTTCTGTCGATGGCATCAATAGTCCTGGTATTATGTCAATGGATGCCTCAATTGCTGCCTACACACAAGGTCATGAGTGGTTGACTGAACTTCGCCAATACATTCAAAAGAATCGGGAGTACGTCGAAGATTTTGCTAAGAAAAATATTCCTGATATCAAAGTTTTACCAGCTCAAGCAACTTATCTAGCTTGGATCGATTGCTCGAAGTTGACTGACAAATCAGATGAATTTAACCAATTTTTGCGTGATAAGACTGGTTTATATTTGGCTGAAGGAACGAAATATCGTGGTAATGGTAATCAATTCTTACGGATGAATTTGGCTACTCCAAAGAGTAATGTCGAAGATGCCATGCAACGTTTAGCAAAGGGAATCACTGAATACAAAGCCTAA
- a CDS encoding amino acid permease: MPSLFRKKDIVNDLLHEQTLNRTLGAKDLIIMGVGVIVGSGIFITPGIIAANYAGPGVILTYLLAALVCIGAAFCYSEFSSTIPLAGSAYTYSYSVYGEIVAWIVGWSLISEYLFAASSTAVSWSAYFRNLLAGFGINLPKALQSAPGTAGNTGGRFDLIAFIIVLIATVLLLQGLNESMKVNTIMVYVKIFVILLFVAVTIFYVKPKNYNPFLPFGVGGIGRGAAVAFYAFLGFDVVSSASEEVKNPKRNMPIGIIASLLIVAVLYGLVSLVLVGAVNYKQLNVADPVSHALNLLNLNWISGIVSLGAIMGMTTVLLVVIYGGTRLIFSLSRDGLLPKKFNHLSKQGVPVSSTFLVGLVAATVAAVVPIDKITELVNIGTLLAFSVTSVGVIFLRHSKNTKGLKPAFKVPFYPVFPLISFAACVYLMTQLQSFTWKMYAIWTAIGLVIYFGYSFRHSNEK; encoded by the coding sequence ATGCCTTCACTCTTTCGGAAAAAAGATATCGTCAATGATTTATTACATGAACAAACTCTAAATCGAACTCTCGGTGCTAAAGATCTCATTATCATGGGGGTCGGCGTTATCGTTGGGTCCGGTATCTTTATTACACCCGGAATCATCGCTGCTAACTATGCTGGACCTGGAGTTATTTTGACTTACTTATTGGCCGCCTTAGTTTGTATCGGTGCCGCCTTTTGTTACTCTGAATTTTCATCAACGATTCCTTTGGCGGGTAGTGCTTATACTTATTCCTATTCCGTTTATGGAGAAATTGTCGCCTGGATTGTTGGTTGGTCATTGATTTCCGAGTACTTATTTGCAGCTTCTTCCACAGCAGTCAGTTGGTCAGCTTATTTTAGGAATCTCTTAGCAGGATTTGGTATCAATCTTCCTAAAGCTTTGCAATCAGCTCCTGGAACTGCTGGAAATACTGGTGGACGCTTCGATTTGATTGCCTTTATCATCGTTTTAATCGCGACCGTTTTATTGCTACAAGGTCTAAATGAGTCGATGAAAGTAAATACCATCATGGTTTACGTCAAAATCTTCGTTATTTTGCTGTTCGTTGCTGTAACGATTTTTTACGTAAAACCTAAAAACTACAATCCGTTCCTTCCCTTTGGAGTTGGTGGAATTGGTCGTGGAGCCGCAGTTGCCTTCTATGCTTTCTTAGGATTTGATGTTGTGTCCTCGGCGAGTGAAGAAGTTAAAAATCCTAAACGTAATATGCCAATCGGGATCATCGCTTCACTTTTGATTGTTGCCGTTTTATATGGCTTAGTATCATTAGTTTTAGTCGGTGCCGTTAATTACAAACAATTAAACGTTGCTGATCCAGTTTCTCACGCCTTGAATTTGTTAAACCTCAACTGGATCTCAGGAATCGTTTCACTAGGTGCCATCATGGGTATGACAACCGTTTTGCTAGTCGTTATCTACGGTGGAACACGTTTGATTTTTTCACTAAGTCGAGATGGTCTATTACCAAAGAAATTCAACCATCTCAGCAAACAAGGCGTCCCTGTCAGCAGTACTTTCCTAGTCGGATTAGTCGCCGCAACCGTAGCTGCCGTTGTTCCTATCGATAAAATCACTGAACTAGTTAACATTGGAACCTTGCTAGCTTTCTCAGTTACATCAGTCGGTGTCATCTTCTTGCGCCACAGTAAAAACACCAAGGGTCTTAAACCAGCTTTCAAAGTACCCTTCTATCCAGTTTTCCCATTGATTTCCTTTGCCGCTTGCGTCTATTTAATGACTCAATTGCAAAGTTTCACTTGGAAAATGTACGCTATCTGGACTGCCATTGGTTTAGTAATTTACTTTGGTTATAGTTTTAGACATAGTAATGAAAAATAA
- the guaB gene encoding IMP dehydrogenase → MSAWDTKFDKKGFTFDDVLLIPAESHVLPNEVDLSVQLAKNIKLNTPILSASMDTVTEAPMAIAMARQGGLGVIHKNMSIEQQADEVSKVKRSENGVIIDPIYLTADDEVAQAEKLMSTYRISGVPIVNNTNDLKLVGIITNRDLRFISDYSVKIGTVMTSEELITAPVGTSLKEAEQILQEHRIEKLPLIDKNGRLGGLVTIKDIEKVKEFPNAAKDKYGRLLVAAAVGVTSDTFERAEALLSAGADAIIIDTAHGHSAGVLRKIGEIRAKFPEATLIAGNVATAEGTRALYDAGVDVVKVGIGPGSICTTRIVAGVGVPQLTAVYDAASVAHEYGKTIIADGGIKYSGDIVKALAGGGNAVMLGSMLAGTDEAPGEFEIYQGRRFKTYRGMGSLAAMSHGSSDRYFQSGVNEANKLVPEGIEGRVAAKGAVGDVIYQLLGGLRSGMGYVGAHNLKELQDAQFIQISNAGLRESHPHDVTITKEAPNYSVK, encoded by the coding sequence ATGTCGGCATGGGATACAAAATTTGATAAAAAGGGATTCACGTTTGATGACGTCTTACTAATTCCAGCGGAGAGTCACGTTTTACCAAACGAAGTAGATTTATCAGTTCAATTAGCTAAGAATATTAAGTTAAACACTCCAATTTTGAGTGCAAGTATGGATACAGTTACCGAAGCACCAATGGCCATCGCAATGGCACGTCAAGGTGGATTAGGTGTTATTCACAAGAATATGAGTATTGAACAACAAGCTGACGAGGTTTCAAAGGTTAAGCGCTCAGAAAATGGTGTCATCATCGATCCAATTTACTTAACAGCGGATGATGAAGTTGCCCAAGCAGAAAAATTAATGAGTACTTACCGTATCAGTGGTGTGCCAATCGTTAACAACACTAATGATCTAAAATTAGTTGGTATTATTACTAACAGAGATTTGCGTTTCATTTCTGACTATTCTGTAAAAATCGGAACAGTTATGACTAGTGAAGAATTGATTACTGCACCAGTTGGTACTTCTCTAAAAGAAGCAGAACAAATTCTTCAAGAACATCGTATTGAAAAACTTCCTTTGATCGATAAAAATGGTCGTTTAGGTGGTTTAGTAACTATCAAAGATATCGAAAAAGTTAAAGAATTTCCTAACGCTGCTAAAGATAAGTATGGTCGTTTACTAGTCGCTGCGGCTGTTGGTGTAACTAGCGATACTTTTGAACGTGCCGAAGCTCTTTTAAGTGCTGGTGCCGATGCAATTATTATCGATACAGCTCACGGTCATTCAGCCGGTGTCCTTAGAAAAATCGGTGAAATCAGAGCTAAATTCCCAGAAGCTACTTTGATTGCTGGTAACGTCGCTACTGCTGAAGGTACTAGAGCCCTTTACGATGCTGGGGTTGATGTCGTTAAAGTTGGTATCGGACCTGGTTCAATTTGTACAACTAGAATCGTTGCCGGTGTCGGTGTTCCTCAATTAACTGCTGTTTATGACGCTGCTAGTGTAGCTCACGAATACGGCAAGACAATTATTGCTGATGGTGGTATCAAGTACTCCGGTGATATTGTTAAAGCTTTAGCTGGTGGTGGTAATGCCGTTATGCTTGGTTCAATGTTAGCCGGTACTGATGAAGCTCCTGGTGAATTTGAAATTTATCAAGGTCGTCGTTTCAAGACTTATCGTGGAATGGGTAGTTTGGCTGCCATGTCTCATGGTTCATCTGATCGTTACTTCCAAAGTGGCGTTAACGAAGCTAACAAGTTAGTTCCCGAAGGTATCGAAGGTCGTGTCGCTGCCAAAGGTGCTGTTGGCGATGTAATTTATCAACTACTTGGTGGATTGCGTTCAGGTATGGGTTACGTTGGTGCTCACAACTTGAAGGAATTACAAGATGCTCAATTTATTCAAATTTCTAACGCTGGATTGAGAGAATCACATCCACATGACGTTACAATTACTAAAGAAGCTCCTAATTATTCAGTTAAATAA